Proteins encoded in a region of the Haloarchaeobius salinus genome:
- a CDS encoding thiamine ABC transporter substrate-binding protein: MRRRAFLSGAGSVGALSLAGCLTQVGGGGEPSGTLTVATYESFVDSPSSSPGAWIKDNFEAEYDDVTVEYVTPENGVTNYVQRRQQGASVDADVYVGLNVDDLVTIDATLGDDTRLFREIDRDFVPNAEHLRPELEFGDPRSRVLPYDTGYISLVYDEGEVDEPTTFADLTDPAYEDALLAQNAQSADSGQAFLLWTINEFGTDGYLDYWRDLQANGVRILGSWWEAYSAYLESQRPMVVSYSTDQVFANVDDLPMSRHQIGFLEDQGYANPEGMAVVEGTDNVDLATDFFDFMLRGETQAEIAVRNVQFPAVTDDQVDLEDSFAQYAFRPPEPVSFGYEELEGNLSGWVEEWARTIASN, from the coding sequence ATGAGACGCAGAGCGTTCCTGAGTGGTGCAGGGTCGGTCGGCGCACTCTCGCTCGCCGGCTGCCTGACCCAGGTCGGTGGTGGGGGCGAGCCGAGCGGCACGCTGACGGTCGCGACGTACGAGTCCTTCGTCGACTCGCCGTCGTCCAGCCCCGGTGCGTGGATCAAGGACAACTTCGAGGCCGAGTACGACGACGTGACCGTCGAGTACGTCACGCCCGAGAACGGCGTCACGAACTACGTGCAGCGGAGACAGCAGGGCGCGTCGGTCGACGCCGACGTCTACGTCGGGCTGAACGTGGACGACCTCGTGACCATCGACGCCACGCTCGGCGACGACACGCGGCTGTTCCGCGAGATCGACCGCGACTTCGTGCCGAACGCCGAGCACCTCCGCCCCGAGCTGGAGTTCGGCGACCCCCGGAGCCGCGTCCTCCCGTACGACACCGGCTACATCAGCCTCGTGTACGACGAGGGCGAGGTCGACGAGCCGACGACGTTCGCGGACCTGACGGACCCGGCCTACGAGGACGCCCTGCTGGCCCAGAACGCCCAGAGCGCCGACTCCGGGCAGGCGTTCCTGCTCTGGACCATCAACGAGTTCGGCACGGACGGCTACCTCGACTACTGGCGCGACCTCCAGGCCAACGGCGTGCGCATCCTCGGCAGCTGGTGGGAGGCCTACAGCGCGTACCTCGAGTCCCAGCGCCCGATGGTCGTCTCCTACTCGACCGACCAGGTGTTCGCCAACGTCGACGACCTCCCGATGAGCCGCCACCAGATCGGCTTCCTCGAGGACCAGGGCTACGCAAACCCCGAGGGGATGGCGGTGGTCGAGGGCACCGACAACGTCGACCTCGCCACGGACTTCTTCGACTTCATGCTCCGCGGCGAGACGCAGGCCGAGATCGCGGTCCGGAACGTCCAGTTCCCCGCCGTCACCGACGACCAGGTCGACCTCGAGGACTCGTTCGCACAGTACGCCTTCCGCCCGCCCGAGCCCGTCTCCTTCGGCTACGAGGAGCTCGAGGGGAACCTCTCGGGGTGGGTCGAGGAGTGGGCCCGCACCATCGCGAGCAACTGA
- a CDS encoding ABC transporter permease, with translation MSRGERGDGTGGGPSADDGKRAVSTDRALRGLAVAATVVTAFVLLLVLYFPVGLVFAEAFGGARPFDSFVTTLTDPFYTGVLAEVFARPLAVGYHVDNVLSWFGGVSVGLDGIDTPPLRKGLFGFTAYQAALSTVASVAIGLPGAYVLANFEFRGRRTLRSLTIVPFVLPGIMVASGFYAAFGPTGLLNDTLALVGVGPQQLIETNPLFVVILAHAFYNAPLVTRVATAAWESVDYRAVETARSLGASRRRAFRDVVLPQLRPAIATGALLTFLFTFLTFPIVLAIGGLELATVEVWVYHRLTETLAFEEAATLAVLETVISLGVTYAYLRYESAQRAASPGDGPPREPLFGRASDVAGSPAVGSRLAGLLDGRRLAIAGYAVVVFVLFVGPLAAMVLEGFTDGSGFTLRHYEFLLQRQATGASFQTKPLPAIRNSLLFAVATVAVAVPMGLVVSVASTGEGRWRSLLETATMLPFAVSGIVFGIGLLRGLVFGVSLAGGWRFVITGGVAIVAAHAVAAYPFVVRNVAPQLAGIDHRLVESARSLGASRVRAFLDVELRLAATGLVAGAAFAFAISIGEFDSTVILASDAGSYTMPVAVERYLGRRFGPAMAMGTVLLVVTAASFVVVDRLGGRVERG, from the coding sequence ATGAGCCGGGGCGAGCGGGGCGACGGCACCGGAGGCGGGCCGTCGGCCGACGACGGGAAGCGCGCGGTGTCGACCGACCGCGCGCTCCGTGGGCTGGCCGTCGCCGCGACGGTCGTCACCGCGTTCGTCCTGCTGCTCGTCCTGTACTTCCCGGTCGGGCTGGTGTTCGCCGAGGCGTTCGGCGGGGCCCGCCCGTTCGACTCGTTCGTGACCACCCTCACGGACCCGTTCTACACCGGCGTGCTCGCCGAGGTGTTCGCCCGGCCGCTCGCCGTCGGCTACCACGTCGACAACGTGCTCTCGTGGTTCGGCGGGGTCTCCGTCGGGCTCGACGGAATCGACACCCCGCCGCTCCGGAAGGGGCTGTTCGGCTTCACCGCGTACCAGGCCGCGCTGTCGACGGTCGCAAGCGTCGCCATCGGCCTGCCCGGCGCGTACGTCCTCGCGAACTTCGAGTTCCGGGGGCGGCGCACGCTCCGCTCGCTGACCATCGTCCCGTTCGTCCTCCCGGGCATCATGGTCGCGAGCGGCTTCTACGCCGCGTTCGGGCCGACCGGGCTGTTGAACGACACGCTCGCGCTCGTCGGCGTCGGGCCACAGCAGCTCATCGAGACGAACCCGCTGTTCGTCGTGATCCTCGCCCACGCGTTCTACAACGCGCCGCTGGTCACCCGGGTCGCGACGGCGGCGTGGGAGTCCGTCGACTACCGGGCCGTCGAGACCGCCCGGAGCCTCGGCGCGAGCCGCCGGCGTGCGTTCCGCGACGTGGTGCTCCCGCAGCTACGGCCCGCTATCGCGACCGGGGCGCTGTTGACGTTCCTCTTCACGTTCCTCACGTTCCCCATCGTCCTCGCCATCGGCGGCCTCGAGCTGGCGACGGTCGAGGTCTGGGTCTACCACCGGCTCACCGAGACCCTCGCGTTCGAGGAGGCCGCGACGCTCGCGGTGCTGGAGACGGTCATCTCGCTCGGGGTGACCTACGCCTACCTGCGCTACGAGTCCGCCCAGCGCGCCGCGAGCCCCGGCGACGGGCCGCCGCGCGAGCCGCTGTTCGGCCGCGCGAGCGACGTCGCCGGCTCTCCCGCGGTCGGCTCCCGCCTGGCCGGCCTCCTCGACGGCCGGCGGCTCGCTATCGCGGGCTACGCCGTCGTCGTCTTCGTCCTGTTCGTCGGCCCGCTCGCGGCCATGGTGCTGGAGGGATTCACCGACGGGAGCGGGTTCACGCTCCGGCACTACGAGTTCCTCCTCCAGCGGCAGGCCACGGGCGCGAGCTTCCAGACGAAGCCGCTACCGGCCATCCGGAACTCGCTGCTGTTCGCCGTCGCGACGGTCGCCGTCGCGGTCCCGATGGGGCTCGTCGTCTCCGTGGCGAGCACCGGCGAGGGCCGCTGGCGGTCGCTGCTCGAGACGGCGACCATGCTCCCGTTCGCCGTCTCCGGCATCGTCTTCGGCATCGGCCTGCTCCGTGGACTCGTCTTCGGCGTCTCGCTGGCCGGTGGCTGGCGGTTCGTCATCACGGGTGGGGTCGCCATCGTCGCCGCCCACGCCGTCGCCGCCTACCCGTTCGTCGTCCGCAACGTCGCGCCACAGCTCGCGGGCATCGACCACCGGCTCGTCGAGTCCGCCCGGAGCCTCGGCGCGAGCCGGGTGCGGGCGTTCCTCGACGTCGAACTCCGGCTGGCTGCGACCGGCCTCGTCGCCGGGGCGGCGTTCGCCTTCGCCATCAGCATCGGCGAGTTCGATTCGACGGTGATTTTGGCCAGCGACGCGGGGAGCTACACGATGCCCGTCGCCGTCGAGCGCTACCTCGGTCGCCGGTTCGGCCCCGCGATGGCGATGGGGACCGTGCTGCTCGTCGTCACCGCCGCCAGCTTCGTCGTGGTCGACCGCCTCGGCGGGAGGGTCGAGCGTGGCTGA
- a CDS encoding ABC transporter ATP-binding protein has translation MAELSLDGVSVSYAGTVALSDVSLDVGDGEFFTLVGPSGCGKTTTLRTIAGFERPDAGEVRFGGREMTGVPPEERDVGVVFQNYALFPHMTVAENVGYGLRFHDVGDPDERVAELLDLVDLEGFGDRDPTELSGGQQQRVSLARALAPEPDVLLLDEPMSALDARLREELRREVKRIQTELGITTVYVTHDQEEALAVSDRVAVMHDGRVEQVGTPREVYHEPGSRFVASFVGENNLFDGERVDGGVRVDGTSFTVDGLDAAGRNTAGRATLCVRPEHLRLDATENRFSVTVEQSEFLGEATRVHCDWDGREVVWRTDGTVPERGERVELGFAAEHGRLL, from the coding sequence GTGGCTGAGCTCTCGCTCGACGGCGTCTCCGTCAGCTACGCGGGGACCGTTGCGCTCTCGGACGTGAGCCTCGACGTGGGCGACGGCGAGTTCTTCACGCTCGTCGGCCCCTCCGGCTGCGGGAAGACGACGACCCTCCGTACTATCGCCGGGTTCGAGCGCCCCGACGCCGGGGAGGTGCGCTTCGGCGGCCGCGAGATGACCGGCGTCCCGCCCGAGGAGCGCGACGTGGGCGTCGTGTTCCAGAACTACGCGCTGTTCCCGCACATGACCGTCGCCGAGAACGTCGGCTACGGCCTGCGATTCCACGACGTCGGCGACCCCGACGAGCGCGTCGCCGAGCTGCTCGACCTCGTCGACCTGGAGGGCTTCGGGGACCGCGACCCGACCGAACTGTCGGGCGGCCAGCAACAACGTGTCTCGCTGGCCCGCGCGCTCGCCCCCGAACCCGACGTGCTCCTGCTCGACGAGCCGATGAGCGCGCTCGACGCGAGGCTCCGCGAGGAGCTCCGCCGCGAGGTGAAGCGCATCCAGACCGAACTCGGCATCACGACCGTCTACGTCACCCACGACCAGGAGGAGGCGCTGGCGGTCTCGGACCGTGTCGCCGTCATGCACGACGGCCGCGTCGAGCAGGTCGGCACGCCACGCGAGGTGTACCACGAGCCCGGGAGCCGGTTCGTCGCCTCGTTCGTCGGCGAGAACAACCTGTTCGACGGGGAGCGCGTCGACGGCGGCGTGCGGGTCGACGGCACCTCGTTCACCGTCGACGGCCTCGACGCAGCCGGCCGGAACACCGCCGGCCGCGCGACCCTCTGCGTGCGCCCGGAGCACCTCCGGCTGGACGCCACCGAGAACCGCTTTTCGGTCACCGTCGAGCAGTCGGAGTTCCTCGGCGAGGCGACCCGCGTCCACTGCGACTGGGACGGGCGCGAAGTCGTCTGGCGCACCGACGGCACGGTGCCCGAGCGTGGTGAGCGCGTCGAACTGGGCTTCGCTGCCGAGCACGGTCGTCTGCTGTAG
- the ribB gene encoding 3,4-dihydroxy-2-butanone-4-phosphate synthase, producing the protein MNRSQHHDGEVDADVPVDADDAVDRAIAAFRAGEPVCIHDAADREGETDIVYPAHGVTPDAVRRMRNDAGGLVCVALPDQVADAFDLPFMQEELDHPLAADHELGYDERSSFSLTVNHRDTFTGIPDDDRALTITKLAEAAADPDGFPFVDEFRAPGHVHLLRAAPGLLDHRLGHTELGVALAEESEVAPAVVVCEMLDDETGGALTPADARAYADREGIPYVEGADLVARLG; encoded by the coding sequence ATGAACCGGTCACAGCACCACGACGGAGAGGTCGACGCGGACGTCCCGGTCGACGCCGACGACGCCGTCGACCGTGCCATCGCCGCCTTCCGCGCCGGCGAACCGGTCTGCATCCACGACGCCGCCGACCGCGAGGGCGAGACGGACATCGTCTACCCGGCCCACGGCGTCACGCCCGACGCCGTCCGGCGGATGCGCAACGACGCCGGCGGCCTCGTCTGTGTCGCCCTGCCCGACCAGGTGGCCGACGCCTTCGACCTGCCGTTCATGCAGGAGGAACTGGACCACCCGCTCGCCGCCGACCACGAGCTCGGCTACGACGAGCGCTCGTCGTTCTCGCTGACGGTGAACCACCGCGACACCTTCACCGGCATCCCCGACGACGACCGCGCGCTCACCATCACGAAGCTCGCCGAGGCCGCCGCCGACCCCGACGGCTTCCCGTTCGTCGACGAGTTCCGCGCACCCGGCCACGTCCACCTGCTCCGGGCCGCCCCCGGCCTGCTCGACCACCGCCTCGGCCACACCGAACTCGGCGTCGCGCTCGCCGAGGAGAGCGAGGTCGCCCCTGCCGTCGTCGTCTGCGAGATGCTCGACGACGAGACCGGCGGCGCGCTCACGCCCGCCGACGCACGCGCGTACGCCGACCGCGAGGGCATCCCGTACGTCGAGGGGGCCGACCTCGTGGCGCGACTGGGCTGA
- a CDS encoding CTP-dependent riboflavin kinase has protein sequence MSETASYAVGHDELAVAKLLALDGAIDGELKVSCSGLAGRLDASTQTASRRLQRLEDAGYITRETVSDGQWVQLTDEGERALRAEYEDYRRVFEGETSVELSGVVTSGMGEGRHYISLPGYMRQFEDKLGYEPFLGTLNVELDDESVRRRTAMSAIEPVHIDGWEDDDRTYGPAVCYPATVETADGTTYENAHTIAPERTHHDEDQLEVIAPEKLRDALDLGDDAEVTVNVREQ, from the coding sequence ATGTCAGAGACAGCGTCGTACGCGGTCGGCCACGACGAACTCGCCGTCGCGAAGCTCCTCGCGCTCGACGGAGCCATCGACGGCGAGCTGAAGGTGTCCTGCTCGGGGCTCGCCGGGCGGCTCGACGCCTCCACCCAGACCGCCTCCCGACGCCTCCAGCGACTCGAGGACGCCGGCTACATCACCCGCGAGACCGTCAGCGACGGCCAGTGGGTCCAGCTCACCGACGAGGGCGAACGCGCCCTGCGCGCCGAGTACGAGGACTACCGTCGCGTCTTCGAGGGCGAGACGAGCGTCGAACTCTCGGGGGTCGTCACCAGCGGGATGGGCGAAGGTCGCCACTACATCTCCCTACCGGGCTACATGCGGCAGTTCGAGGACAAGCTGGGCTACGAGCCGTTCCTCGGCACGCTCAACGTCGAACTCGACGACGAGAGCGTCCGCCGGCGCACCGCCATGTCCGCCATCGAGCCGGTCCACATCGACGGCTGGGAGGACGACGACCGCACCTACGGACCCGCCGTCTGCTACCCCGCCACCGTCGAGACCGCCGACGGGACGACCTACGAGAACGCACACACCATCGCCCCCGAGCGCACCCACCACGACGAGGACCAGCTGGAGGTCATCGCGCCCGAGAAGCTCCGCGACGCGCTCGATCTGGGAGACGACGCCGAGGTGACCGTCAATGTCCGGGAGCAGTGA